Proteins from one Rosa chinensis cultivar Old Blush chromosome 7, RchiOBHm-V2, whole genome shotgun sequence genomic window:
- the LOC112179439 gene encoding uncharacterized protein LOC112179439, whose protein sequence is MGFGRFSIICILTINMEPGECSLCGCTQTERSIGYPLVPNPATSPSSKGKGFEDAKSVEVKWWFSNWSSRTLLSEKKQFHNNLLQLLDTKTVCCSQQRWQSNELLKSEFIQADFLMRHIEGL, encoded by the exons ATGGGATTTGGAAGATTTTCTATAATCTGCATCCTAACAATAAACATGGAGCCCGGTGAGTGCTCTTTATGTGGCTGTACTCAAACTGAAAGATCTATTGGATATCCTCTAGTACCAAACCCTGCCACCTCACCATCGTCGAAG GGTAAGGGATTTGAAGATGCAAAATCAGTTGAAGTTAAGTGGTGGTTCAGTAACTGGAGCTCCAGGACTCTGTTGAGTG AgaaaaagcaatttcacaacaattTGCTACAGTTACTTGATACAAAAACTGTCTGTTGTTCTCAGCAAAGGTGGCAGTCGAATGAACTTCTGAAGTCTGAGTTCATCCAAGCTGATTTTCTTATGCGGCATATCGAGG GCTTGTGA